In the Adlercreutzia equolifaciens DSM 19450 genome, one interval contains:
- the nrfD gene encoding NrfD/PsrC family molybdoenzyme membrane anchor subunit, producing the protein MIYEPIWGAIIAWYLFLAGLGGGAFATAVFVRYRHPECKRLMRVGRLIAPIVVIIGLCLLMFDAAAGFAHPLRFALLLTNFGSVMTWGVVFLAVFVVVALIVLVLDLMKREVPMWLDCVGLVMGLCVAIYTGCLLGVCQGFPLWNSALLPILFLVSAVSTGMAAVLLVGVFYAPDEFNEVVVMKKFHFWLPVIEFVLVAALLFITAFNPSPAGWESVMSLVAGNWAVAFWLLFVIVGLVLPTILECWMLWLAKHEFETSRTGQMISALSDAGVLVGGFMLRLLIVSAAVPITIIQPWML; encoded by the coding sequence ATGATCTACGAACCCATTTGGGGCGCCATCATCGCGTGGTACCTCTTCCTGGCCGGCTTGGGCGGCGGTGCGTTCGCAACGGCAGTGTTCGTTCGCTATCGCCACCCGGAGTGTAAGCGCCTCATGCGCGTCGGCCGCCTCATCGCGCCGATCGTGGTCATCATCGGTCTGTGCTTGTTGATGTTCGACGCTGCCGCGGGCTTCGCCCATCCGCTGCGCTTCGCGCTTCTGCTTACGAACTTCGGATCGGTAATGACCTGGGGCGTGGTGTTTCTGGCGGTGTTCGTGGTCGTCGCGCTCATCGTGCTGGTGCTTGATTTGATGAAGCGCGAGGTGCCGATGTGGCTCGATTGCGTGGGGCTCGTCATGGGCCTGTGCGTCGCCATTTACACCGGCTGCCTGCTCGGCGTGTGCCAGGGATTCCCCCTGTGGAACAGCGCGCTTCTGCCGATTCTGTTCCTCGTGTCCGCCGTGTCCACCGGCATGGCCGCGGTGCTGCTCGTCGGCGTGTTCTACGCGCCTGACGAGTTCAACGAGGTCGTCGTCATGAAGAAGTTCCACTTCTGGCTGCCCGTCATCGAGTTCGTGCTGGTTGCCGCGCTGCTGTTCATCACGGCGTTCAACCCCAGCCCCGCCGGCTGGGAGAGCGTGATGTCGCTGGTGGCGGGCAATTGGGCCGTCGCGTTCTGGCTCTTGTTCGTCATCGTGGGCCTGGTGCTCCCGACGATTCTGGAGTGCTGGATGCTGTGGCTGGCCAAGCACGAGTTCGAGACCTCGCGCACGGGCCAGATGATCAGCGCGCTATCGGACGCGGGCGTGCTCGTCGGCGGCTTCATGCTGCGTCTGCTCATCGTGAGCGCGGCGGTGCCGATCACGATCATTCAGCCTTGGATGCTGTAA